A genomic region of Castor canadensis chromosome 16, mCasCan1.hap1v2, whole genome shotgun sequence contains the following coding sequences:
- the Leap2 gene encoding liver-expressed antimicrobial peptide 2, whose translation MSVYKRKWERSPAFRLQHSTPKMWHLKLLAALMICLLLLGQVDGSTIPRRSQANRRSRRMTPFWRGVSLRPIGASCRDDSECITKLCRKRRCSLIVAQE comes from the exons ATGTCAGTCTATAAAAGGAAGTGGGAACGGTCCCCGGCTTTCAGGCTGCAACATTCCACTCCCAAGATGTGGCACCTCAAACTCCTTGCAGCGCTCATGATCTGCCTGCTGCTTTTGGGCCAG GTAGATGGCTCCACAATACCAAGACGGAGTCAAGCAAACAGAAGGTCACGGAGAATGACTCCATTTTGGAGAGGGGTTTCTCTCAGGCCCATCGGAGCCTCATGCAGGGATGATTCTGAGTGTATCACAAAGCTATGCAG AAAAAGACGCTGTTCCCTAATTGTGGCCCAGGAATGA
- the Uqcrq gene encoding cytochrome b-c1 complex subunit 8, which translates to MGREFGNLTRVRHVISYSLSPFEQRAFPHYFSKGVPNMLRRTRECILRVAPPFIAFYLVYTWGNQEFEKSKRKNPAAYENDK; encoded by the exons ATGGGCCGCGAGTTTGGGAACCTGACGCGGGTGCGGCATGTGATCTCCTACAGCTTGTCGCCCTTCGAGCAGCGCGCCTTCCCGCACTACTTCAGCAAGGGCGTCCCCAACATGCTGCGCCGCACTCGGGAGTGCATCCTTCGCGTGGCGCCGC catttatagCATTTTATCTTGTCTACACCTGGGGGAACCAGGAGTTTGAGAAGTCCAAGAGGAAGAATCCAGCCGCCTATGAAAATGACAAATGA
- the Gdf9 gene encoding growth/differentiation factor 9 isoform X1, whose product MALPSKSLLWFCCFAWLCFPVSLGSQAPRGEAVIAAGAELESEADPWSLLQPLDGADRPGLLPPLFKVLSDRRGETPRLQPDSRALYYMKKLYKTYATKEGVPKSGRSHLHNTVRLFTPCAQHKQAPGDRVTGILSSVDLLFNLDRVTAVEHLLKSVLLYTFNNSVSFPSAVTCVYNLVIKEPKSSNAPSRAPSSFTFRNHKWIEIDVTSLLQPLVASSERSIHMSVNFTCKKDQSKHPSAQDGPFNMTLLVPPSLILYLNDTSAQAYHRWYSLHHKRGSSQGPDQERSETAVGERSARHRRGQEIISPEFKKPLVPVSFNLSEYFKQFLFPQNECELHDFRLSFSQLKWDSWIVAPHRYNPRYCKGDCPRAVRHRYGSPVHTMVQNIIYERLDPSVPRPSCVPGKYSPLSVLTIEPDGSIAYKEYEDMIATKCTCR is encoded by the exons ATGGCACTTCCCAGCAAATCCCTGCTTTGGTTTTGCTGCTTTGCCTGGCTGTGTTTTCCTGTTAGCCTTGGTTCCCAGGCTCCTAGGGGAGAAGCTGTGATTGCAGCTGGTGCTGAGTTAGAATCTGAGGCAGACCCTTGGTCCTTGCTGCAGCCTCTAGATGGGGCAGATAGACCtggcctccttcctcctctcttcaaGGTCCTGTCTGATAGGCGAGGTGAGACCCCTAGGCTACAGCCAGACTCCAGAGCTTTGTACTATATGAAGAAGCTCTATAAGACCTATGCTACCAAAGAGGGGGTTCCTAAGTCTGGTAGAAGTCACCTCCACAACACTGTCCGGCTCTTCACCCCCTGTGCCCAGCACAAGCAGGCTCCTGGAGACCGGGTGACAG GAATCCTCTCATCAGTGGACCTGCTGTTTAACCTGGATCGAGTGACTGCCGTTGAACACTTACTCAAGTCAGTCTTGCTATACACTTTCAACAACTCGGTTTCCTTTCCCTCTGCTGTTACATGTGTGTACAACCTGGTGATAAAGGAGCCAAAGTCTAGCAATGCTCCTTCTAGAGCCCCATCCTCATTTACCTTTAGGAATCACAAATGGATTGAGATTGATGTGACCTCTCTCCTTCAGCCTCTTGTGGCCTCCAGTGAAAGAAGTATTCACATGTCTGTCAATTTTACATGTAAGAAGGACCAGTCGAAGCATCCGTCAGCACAGGATGGTCCATTTAACATGACCCTTTTGGTGCCACCCTCACTAATCTTGTATCTGAATGACACGAGTGCTCAGGCTTATCACAGGTGGTATTCCCTTCACCATAAAAGGGGTTCGTCACAGGGTCCTGACCAGGAGAGGAGTGAGACTGCTGTGGGTGAAAGATCAGCCCGTCACCGGAGAGGTCAAGAAATCATCAGCCCTGAATTCAAGAAGCCACTGGTTCCAGTTTCCTTCAACCTGAGTGAATACTTCAAACAGTTTCTCTTTCCCCAAAACGAATGTGAGCTCCATGACTTTAGACTTAGCTTTAGTCAACTCAAGTGGGACAGCTGGATTGTGGCCCCGCACAGGTACAACCCTCGATACTGCAAAGGAGATTGCCCAAGGGCAGTCAGGCATCGGTATGGCTCTCCAGTTCACACCATGGTGCAGAACATCATCTATGAGAGGCTGGATCCCTCAGTGCCAAGACCATCATGTGTGCCCGGCAAATACAGCCCCTTGAGTGTTTTGACCATTGAACCTGATGGCTCCATTGCTTACAA
- the Gdf9 gene encoding growth/differentiation factor 9 isoform X2 — translation MKKLYKTYATKEGVPKSGRSHLHNTVRLFTPCAQHKQAPGDRVTGILSSVDLLFNLDRVTAVEHLLKSVLLYTFNNSVSFPSAVTCVYNLVIKEPKSSNAPSRAPSSFTFRNHKWIEIDVTSLLQPLVASSERSIHMSVNFTCKKDQSKHPSAQDGPFNMTLLVPPSLILYLNDTSAQAYHRWYSLHHKRGSSQGPDQERSETAVGERSARHRRGQEIISPEFKKPLVPVSFNLSEYFKQFLFPQNECELHDFRLSFSQLKWDSWIVAPHRYNPRYCKGDCPRAVRHRYGSPVHTMVQNIIYERLDPSVPRPSCVPGKYSPLSVLTIEPDGSIAYKEYEDMIATKCTCR, via the exons ATGAAGAAGCTCTATAAGACCTATGCTACCAAAGAGGGGGTTCCTAAGTCTGGTAGAAGTCACCTCCACAACACTGTCCGGCTCTTCACCCCCTGTGCCCAGCACAAGCAGGCTCCTGGAGACCGGGTGACAG GAATCCTCTCATCAGTGGACCTGCTGTTTAACCTGGATCGAGTGACTGCCGTTGAACACTTACTCAAGTCAGTCTTGCTATACACTTTCAACAACTCGGTTTCCTTTCCCTCTGCTGTTACATGTGTGTACAACCTGGTGATAAAGGAGCCAAAGTCTAGCAATGCTCCTTCTAGAGCCCCATCCTCATTTACCTTTAGGAATCACAAATGGATTGAGATTGATGTGACCTCTCTCCTTCAGCCTCTTGTGGCCTCCAGTGAAAGAAGTATTCACATGTCTGTCAATTTTACATGTAAGAAGGACCAGTCGAAGCATCCGTCAGCACAGGATGGTCCATTTAACATGACCCTTTTGGTGCCACCCTCACTAATCTTGTATCTGAATGACACGAGTGCTCAGGCTTATCACAGGTGGTATTCCCTTCACCATAAAAGGGGTTCGTCACAGGGTCCTGACCAGGAGAGGAGTGAGACTGCTGTGGGTGAAAGATCAGCCCGTCACCGGAGAGGTCAAGAAATCATCAGCCCTGAATTCAAGAAGCCACTGGTTCCAGTTTCCTTCAACCTGAGTGAATACTTCAAACAGTTTCTCTTTCCCCAAAACGAATGTGAGCTCCATGACTTTAGACTTAGCTTTAGTCAACTCAAGTGGGACAGCTGGATTGTGGCCCCGCACAGGTACAACCCTCGATACTGCAAAGGAGATTGCCCAAGGGCAGTCAGGCATCGGTATGGCTCTCCAGTTCACACCATGGTGCAGAACATCATCTATGAGAGGCTGGATCCCTCAGTGCCAAGACCATCATGTGTGCCCGGCAAATACAGCCCCTTGAGTGTTTTGACCATTGAACCTGATGGCTCCATTGCTTACAA